One window of Quercus robur chromosome 5, dhQueRobu3.1, whole genome shotgun sequence genomic DNA carries:
- the LOC126726322 gene encoding uncharacterized protein LOC126726322 isoform X4, with protein MARFMSYLMLLMFLVMTEEIHGGNSRSELVDVPTEEQLSALQKEVINLQKEVDQLDRSKIQEVKREIGEWKEKYFQSWDEAVKLQDELFKLVIKNSNLHQGVRLCFSPRL; from the exons ATGGCGAGATTCATGTCTTACCTCATGTTGCTCATGTTTTTGGTTATGACGGAAGAGATTCATGGTGGGAATTCCAG atCCGAACTTGTTGATGTGCCTACAGAAGAGCAACTATCTGCGCTACAGAAAGAAGTCATCAACCTTCAAAAGGAAGTCGACCAACTCGATAG gAGCAAAATCCAAGAAGTGAAGAGAGAAATAGGGGAg TGGAAGGAAAAATACTTTCAGAGTTGGGATGAAGCGGTGAAGCTTCAAGACGAACTATTTAAGTTGGTAATTAAGAACTCTAATCTTCATCAAG GCGTGCGCTTGTGCTTTTCTCCTAGGCTCTAG